The following coding sequences lie in one Danio rerio strain Tuebingen ecotype United States chromosome 3, GRCz12tu, whole genome shotgun sequence genomic window:
- the clpp gene encoding ATP-dependent Clp protease proteolytic subunit, mitochondrial (The RefSeq protein has 1 substitution compared to this genomic sequence): MLRRVLRCGVSTLRVSRSVHQSSPWSSPLIPIVVEQTGRGERAYDIYSRLLRERIICVMGPIDDSVASLVIAQLLFLQSESNNKPIHMYINSPGGVVTSGPAIYDTMQYILNPISTWCVGQAASMGSLLLAAGTAGMRHSLPNARIMVHQPSGGARGQATDIAIQAEEILKLKRQINNIYSKHTGQLLETIESVMERDRYMSPMEAQDFGIIDKVLVHPPQAGQDEPELVQKEPSSPASSSTSPQPQTSESGQSSSSPPSSHKPEP; this comes from the exons ATGCTACGT AGGGTCTTACGATGTGGTGTTTCTACACTGAGAGTCAGTAGGTCAGTTCATCAGAGTTCTCCATGGAGCAGTCCACTCATACCTATAGTTGTGGAGCAGACG GGACGAGGAGAGCGTGCTTATGACATCTACTCAAGGCTGCTTCGAGAGAGAATCATCTGCGTTATGGGTCCT ATCGATGACTCTGTAGCTTCTCTGGTCATTGCTCAACTGCTCTTTCTTCAATCAGAGAGCAACAATAAGCCGATTCACATGTACATCAACAGCCCTG GTGGTGTGGTCACGTCTGGACTTGCCATCTATGATACTATGCAGTACATCCTAAATCCCATCTCCACCTGGTGTGTGGGTCAGGCAGCCAGCATGGGCAGTCTGCTTCTGGCCGCAGGAACCGCCGGAATGAGGCATTCCCTGCCTAATGCCCGAATCATGGTGCACCAGCCTTCTGGAGGAGCGAGG GGCCAAGCGACAGATATTGCCATCCAGGCAGAGGAGATTCTCAAACTGAAAAGACAGATCAACAACATCTACAGCAAACACACAGGACAGCTTCTGGAGACTATAG AGAGTGTGATGGAGAGAGACAGATACATGAGCCCAATGGAAGCACAGGATTTCGGGATCATTGATAAAGTCCTGGTTCACCCACCACAGGCTGGGCAAGATGAGCCAGAGCTCGTTCAGAAGGAACCTAGCAGCCCTGCGAGCTCCTCCACATCTCCTCAACCGCAGACCTCAGAGTCAGGCCAGTCCTCCAGCAGCCCTCCATCCTCACACAAGCCTGAGCCCTGA